TCCACAATTTTTGGGGATTGTCACGTAATTTGTCAGCAACCTCATTCCAACTGATCTGTGGATGCCTATTCGTAAATTTATTAAATCTTTTTTCTAAAGTCTCCAGCAGTAATAACTGCTCCTCTTGTGCAAGTGAATGTTTCATCAATGGTTATCCTCGTTTAATTAAAAGTAAGCATTTAATTCAATACTTGTGAAGCTTCGCGCATGTATTGAATTAAATATCTTACTCCTAAATTGAATTAAATTTATATTTTTACGTTCAATTTTTATATAAATATGGCTTCAGGAATATTTGCAATATTAGATGATATTGCAGCTTTGATGGATGATGTGGCAGTAGCGAGCAAAATCGCGACTAAAAAAACTGCTGGAATCTTAGGTGATGATTTAGCAGTTAATGCCGAGAAAGCAACTGGCTTTTTGGCGTCGCGTGAGCTCCCTGTTCTCTGGGCGATTACCAAGGGATCACTGCTTAATAAATTGATTATTGTTCCAATCGCCTTATTATTGAATGTTTTTTTTCCAATCGCTATTAAGTACATTTTAATCTTGGGCGGTTTCTATCTTGCTTTCGAAGGGGTAGAGAAGATTATGGAATACCTATTCCATCGAAAGGATACCAACGATGAGGGTAAAGTGGAGGTGGTAGTTGCTGAAGACTCGGTTGCCGCTGAAAAGGCTAAGGTCAAATCGGCTATTACAACAGATTTCATTCTTTCTGTGGAAATTGTCATTATCGCCTTAGGAACAGTTTTAGGAAAGAGCTTATCCTTACAGATCATTACGGTGTCGGTTGTGGCTTTTCTAGCCACTGTTGGAGTTTATGGAATTGTAGCACTTATTGTTAGGATGGATGATGCGGGATATAAGTTGATTAAAACATCACGTGAGAAGGGTCCTATTGCAAGTTTAGGCCGATTTTTAGTACGTGCACTGCCGTTTGTCATCAAACTACTGGCCATCGTTGGAACATTTGCTTTAATTTTGGTTTCGGGTGGGATATTTGCTCATTATATTGATTTTTTACACCATGCGCTACCAGCCCTGCCAGGAATGATAAAAGAGCTGTTGTTTGGACTAGGAGGAGGTATTATCGTGGTGATTTTATTTACGATTGGCAAAAAGC
The genomic region above belongs to Sphingobacterium zeae and contains:
- a CDS encoding DUF4256 domain-containing protein is translated as MKHSLAQEEQLLLLETLEKRFNKFTNRHPQISWNEVADKLRDNPQKLWSLHQMEKECR
- a CDS encoding DUF808 domain-containing protein, with protein sequence MASGIFAILDDIAALMDDVAVASKIATKKTAGILGDDLAVNAEKATGFLASRELPVLWAITKGSLLNKLIIVPIALLLNVFFPIAIKYILILGGFYLAFEGVEKIMEYLFHRKDTNDEGKVEVVVAEDSVAAEKAKVKSAITTDFILSVEIVIIALGTVLGKSLSLQIITVSVVAFLATVGVYGIVALIVRMDDAGYKLIKTSREKGPIASLGRFLVRALPFVIKLLAIVGTFALILVSGGIFAHYIDFLHHALPALPGMIKELLFGLGGGIIVVILFTIGKKLFKKKK